The proteins below come from a single Natrinema sp. SYSU A 869 genomic window:
- a CDS encoding cation:proton antiporter — protein sequence MVETVSIDILSLLLVLSVAWVFGALAERFGYPTMMGELFAGIAFGPALLGLLHPSELLSVLSELGVFLLMVYVGMEVDLRELFELGPQSLLIAFGAFVIPFGLGYAAGVWLGVSVGAALFLGLAMAATSLATKSRILADLELLDTRIANVLLGGALASDVGVLIAFAGVDSYVTAGTLDSTEIGVILLQAIGFFAVTLLIGYRFLPIAWRYIEHQRERYGFVDRTTAFTFALLVSLLFAQLATLADLHMIIGGFMAGMFLRQADVEPSLYEHMHTVMYDLAMGLFAPVFFVTVGFQITFDVFFDSFVVLAVLVTIAFLGKIIGSWLFSLPTSLTSREGLVVGFGMNGRGTVEIIIAQVAYEAGVIDAKMFSILVFIAIFTTALVPVTVTWGVHLLESADELVYVDSPAAAED from the coding sequence ATGGTCGAAACCGTCTCGATTGATATCCTGAGCCTCCTGCTCGTTCTCTCGGTCGCATGGGTGTTCGGCGCGCTCGCCGAGCGATTCGGCTATCCAACGATGATGGGGGAGCTGTTCGCCGGCATCGCCTTCGGCCCCGCGTTGCTCGGTCTCTTACATCCCTCGGAGCTGCTCTCGGTGCTGTCCGAACTCGGCGTGTTCCTCCTGATGGTCTACGTCGGCATGGAGGTCGATCTGCGAGAGCTGTTCGAACTCGGTCCGCAGTCGCTGCTGATCGCCTTCGGCGCATTCGTCATTCCGTTCGGCCTCGGCTACGCGGCCGGCGTCTGGCTCGGTGTCTCCGTCGGCGCGGCGCTGTTCCTCGGGCTCGCGATGGCCGCCACGTCGCTGGCAACGAAATCCCGTATCCTCGCCGACCTCGAGCTCCTCGATACCCGGATCGCGAACGTGTTACTCGGCGGTGCCCTCGCCTCCGACGTGGGCGTTCTCATCGCGTTCGCGGGCGTCGACAGCTACGTGACGGCGGGCACGCTCGACTCGACCGAGATCGGCGTGATCCTCCTGCAGGCGATTGGCTTCTTCGCGGTGACGCTCCTGATCGGGTATCGGTTCCTCCCGATCGCGTGGCGGTATATCGAGCACCAGCGCGAACGGTACGGGTTCGTCGATCGGACCACCGCCTTTACCTTCGCCCTGCTCGTCTCCCTGCTGTTCGCTCAACTCGCGACGTTGGCGGACTTACACATGATTATCGGCGGCTTCATGGCGGGCATGTTCCTCCGGCAGGCCGATGTCGAACCCAGCCTGTACGAGCACATGCACACGGTCATGTACGACCTCGCGATGGGGTTGTTCGCACCGGTCTTCTTCGTCACGGTCGGGTTCCAGATCACGTTCGACGTGTTCTTCGATTCCTTCGTCGTGCTCGCGGTGCTGGTCACCATCGCGTTCCTCGGGAAGATAATCGGCTCCTGGCTGTTCTCGTTACCAACATCGCTCACCTCCCGCGAGGGCTTGGTCGTCGGCTTCGGCATGAACGGTCGCGGGACCGTCGAGATCATCATCGCACAGGTCGCCTACGAGGCCGGAGTCATCGACGCCAAAATGTTCTCGATTCTCGTGTTCATCGCGATCTTTACCACCGCGCTCGTCCCCGTCACCGTCACCTGGGGCGTCCACCTGCTCGAGTCGGCGGACGAACTGGTCTACGTCGATTCGCCGGCCGCGGCCGAGGACTGA